One part of the Bacillus sp. FJAT-45350 genome encodes these proteins:
- a CDS encoding DUF4309 domain-containing protein, which translates to MKQKTTLLTIIVLGLLLTGCSHHGAHFLHNKTFASSTLQSSINHNLPVKHMETNTKLGSYTTEKPKHEEKESVIDFSWIEKGFKGQLVDTDLPVGTSKEELLAQKGEPLDTGWYEGGLFYQYEEETYFIHPDREVVVAIAKPISKLELNVQDVKKALGNPDIDELNEMEGLWMIEYKIGNYRLMFEAEEQDGAVIYVWLFEQI; encoded by the coding sequence GTGAAACAGAAGACGACTTTATTAACAATTATTGTCTTGGGTCTATTGCTAACTGGGTGTAGTCATCATGGGGCTCATTTTTTGCATAACAAAACATTTGCTAGTAGTACATTACAATCTTCGATAAATCACAATCTACCAGTCAAGCATATGGAAACGAATACTAAGCTTGGGAGTTATACAACAGAAAAACCAAAACATGAGGAAAAGGAAAGTGTCATTGATTTTAGTTGGATAGAAAAAGGGTTCAAGGGACAATTAGTCGATACTGATCTTCCGGTAGGTACTTCTAAAGAAGAATTACTTGCACAAAAAGGAGAACCTCTTGATACTGGATGGTACGAGGGTGGCCTCTTTTATCAATATGAAGAAGAAACATATTTTATTCATCCAGATAGAGAAGTTGTTGTGGCGATTGCTAAACCAATTTCAAAGCTTGAGCTTAATGTACAAGATGTAAAAAAAGCATTAGGAAATCCAGACATTGATGAACTAAATGAAATGGAAGGGTTATGGATGATTGAATATAAAATTGGTAACTATCGATTAATGTTTGAAGCGGAAGAACAAGATGGAGCGGTTATCTACGTTTGGTTATTTGAACAAATATAA
- a CDS encoding ABC transporter substrate-binding protein, translating into MKRFSMYLLSIATALSLVACGGGTDEPLEESDATGGEEEITEETDATTGEPDLTTIDIMLDWYPNAVHSYLYAAIEEGYFEEEGLDVSIIFPANPTDPINLAATGSIDLGITYQPDVISARAMDIPVVSVAAIVRSPLNHMMIMEDSEIQSPSDLEGKDVGYPGIPVNEPLLKTMIEADGGDFSKVNMIDVGFELGSSIVSERVDAVIGTYINHEFPVLQHQGHDVRYFNPVDYGVPAFYELVIVTNEDTLAEREEDIKAFWRAATRGYELMKNNPSEALDILFANQDQANFPLIREVEEQSLEILLSKMETETEAFGSQFEESWEEVIQWLVEEGLVTEELNAGDIFINLEN; encoded by the coding sequence ATGAAGAGATTTTCAATGTATCTTTTATCAATTGCTACTGCACTTAGCTTAGTAGCTTGTGGCGGTGGAACAGATGAACCTTTAGAAGAAAGTGATGCTACTGGTGGCGAGGAAGAAATTACCGAGGAAACGGATGCTACAACTGGAGAACCAGATTTAACGACAATCGATATAATGCTAGATTGGTATCCAAATGCTGTTCACTCTTATTTATACGCTGCGATTGAGGAAGGCTATTTTGAAGAAGAAGGTTTAGATGTGAGTATCATCTTCCCTGCTAATCCAACTGACCCAATTAATTTAGCTGCAACAGGATCAATCGATTTAGGTATTACATATCAGCCAGATGTTATTTCAGCAAGAGCTATGGACATTCCAGTTGTATCTGTTGCTGCAATTGTTCGCTCACCATTGAATCATATGATGATAATGGAAGACAGTGAGATTCAATCTCCAAGTGACTTAGAAGGAAAAGATGTCGGATATCCTGGGATTCCTGTTAATGAACCGTTACTAAAGACAATGATTGAAGCAGACGGTGGAGATTTCTCTAAAGTGAATATGATTGATGTTGGCTTTGAATTAGGTTCATCAATCGTCTCTGAGCGTGTTGATGCTGTCATTGGAACTTATATTAATCATGAATTTCCAGTATTACAACACCAAGGACATGACGTTCGTTATTTTAACCCTGTTGACTATGGTGTCCCTGCTTTTTACGAATTAGTAATCGTTACAAATGAAGACACGTTAGCTGAAAGAGAAGAAGATATTAAAGCATTCTGGCGTGCTGCTACAAGAGGTTATGAATTAATGAAAAACAACCCAAGTGAAGCACTAGACATTTTATTTGCTAACCAAGACCAAGCAAACTTCCCGCTTATTCGTGAAGTTGAAGAACAAAGCTTAGAGATCCTTCTATCTAAGATGGAAACTGAAACAGAAGCATTTGGTAGCCAATTTGAGGAATCTTGGGAAGAGGTAATTCAGTGGCTTGTAGAAGAAGGATTAGTAACTGAAGAACTGAATGCTGGAGATATTTTCATTAACTTAGAAAACTAA
- a CDS encoding ABC transporter permease: MKSLKYYFSSVILVALLMFIWEISAQSYDKKFILPAPTDIFFKMIELNNILLFVHFPATLQIVLIGLAISIIFGVSLAIWMNMSVIAEKTFFPLVVASQTIPIIALAPIFVLWFGYSIWSKVVVTILITFFPITVSTFDGLRSTNKQLIDLVKTMGANKRDVFFKVQVPSALPYFFSGLKVAVTLSVIGAAIGEWLGANAGLGYFSRRMMTQFDGAGVFAPIVWLSILGILLFLIVKIIEQITLKWRNNK, encoded by the coding sequence ATGAAATCATTAAAATATTATTTTAGTTCAGTTATTCTTGTCGCGCTTCTAATGTTCATCTGGGAGATTAGTGCACAAAGTTATGATAAGAAGTTTATTCTCCCCGCCCCTACCGACATTTTTTTTAAGATGATAGAGCTAAACAATATTCTGTTGTTTGTTCACTTTCCGGCGACATTACAGATTGTATTAATTGGTTTAGCAATCTCAATCATCTTTGGTGTGTCTTTAGCTATTTGGATGAATATGAGCGTCATTGCTGAAAAAACATTTTTTCCATTAGTCGTTGCTTCTCAAACGATACCAATCATTGCACTTGCACCTATCTTTGTTCTTTGGTTTGGCTATTCCATTTGGAGCAAAGTAGTAGTAACTATATTAATTACATTTTTCCCGATTACTGTCAGTACCTTTGATGGTCTTCGTTCAACAAATAAACAATTAATTGACTTAGTAAAAACAATGGGTGCTAACAAAAGGGACGTATTCTTTAAAGTCCAAGTACCATCTGCACTTCCTTATTTCTTCTCCGGACTCAAAGTTGCCGTAACCTTAAGTGTTATTGGTGCAGCCATAGGAGAATGGTTAGGTGCTAACGCTGGTCTAGGTTACTTTAGTCGTCGCATGATGACTCAATTTGACGGGGCAGGCGTCTTTGCCCCTATCGTATGGTTATCTATTTTAGGAATTCTACTGTTCCTAATTGTAAAAATAATAGAACAAATTACATTAAAATGGAGGAATAACAAATGA
- a CDS encoding ABC transporter ATP-binding protein gives MKNDVLSFKDVSFAYSKTDQLNILSNLSFKVEQGEFVTLLGPSGSGKSTIFRLITGLEQPLLGEINLNGNPENNRCGKVGYMPQQDMLLEWRTVTENAMLPLEIQGVSKKKAKQRVLTTLKEFGLAGHENDFPHQLSGGMRQRVSFLRAMLSGNDMLLLDEPFSALDAMTRLAMQEWLLEQWEQHQKSVLFITHDIDEALFLSDRILLFSDKPLSHYEELHVPLSRPRKVDDLIKPEMIKLKQELLTKLRKQVKL, from the coding sequence ATGAAGAACGACGTCCTTTCCTTTAAGGATGTATCCTTTGCTTATAGTAAAACAGACCAATTGAACATACTTTCAAACCTTTCATTTAAGGTTGAACAAGGAGAGTTCGTTACATTATTAGGCCCCAGTGGTTCTGGAAAAAGTACAATATTCCGATTAATTACTGGATTAGAACAACCACTACTTGGGGAAATAAATTTAAATGGAAATCCAGAAAACAACCGTTGTGGCAAGGTCGGCTATATGCCTCAGCAAGATATGCTACTTGAATGGCGTACTGTAACAGAAAATGCAATGCTTCCATTAGAAATACAAGGTGTTTCAAAAAAGAAAGCTAAACAAAGAGTATTAACTACTTTAAAAGAATTTGGGCTTGCTGGCCATGAAAATGATTTCCCACATCAATTATCAGGTGGAATGAGGCAACGCGTGTCATTTCTTAGAGCTATGCTTAGTGGAAATGACATGCTTCTACTGGATGAACCTTTTAGCGCATTAGATGCTATGACAAGACTAGCAATGCAAGAATGGCTCCTAGAGCAATGGGAACAGCATCAAAAATCTGTCTTATTCATAACACACGATATAGATGAGGCGTTGTTTTTATCAGATCGTATTTTACTTTTTTCCGATAAGCCGCTCTCACACTATGAAGAGTTACATGTGCCTCTTTCCCGTCCACGAAAAGTGGATGACCTAATCAAGCCCGAAATGATTAAGCTAAAACAGGAATTACTTACTAAGCTACGTAAACAGGTGAAGCTATGA